A genomic window from Phoenix dactylifera cultivar Barhee BC4 chromosome 7, palm_55x_up_171113_PBpolish2nd_filt_p, whole genome shotgun sequence includes:
- the LOC103702403 gene encoding serotonin N-acetyltransferase 2, chloroplastic has product MQVFPGIRRTTPSPSLSARLRIPTKPKTPQRRHLCFASSDGGGFGLSVSDGELESRGFRVRRTAAGLDVESLNEVFARVGFPRRDPARIRRALEHAGGAVVWVEDARSKAEGRPVAFARATGDGVFNAVVWDVVVAPSFQGMGLGRAVMERLVAELRGMGVSNIALYAEPRVVGFYRPLGFAADPDGIRGMVYSRKNQQKKRR; this is encoded by the coding sequence ATGCAAGTATTCCCCGGCATCCGCCGCACCACCCCTTCGCCATCTCTCTCCGCCCGCCTCCGGATCCCCACGAAACCAAAGACGCCGCAGCGCCGCCACCTCTGCTTCGCCTCCAGCGACGGCGGCGGCTTTGGGCTCTCCGTCTCCGACGGCGAACTGGAGTCCCGGGGCTTCCGGGTGCGGCGGACGGCGGCGGGGCTGGACGTGGAATCCCTGAACGAGGTGTTCGCGCGGGTGGGCTTCCCCCGGCGGGATCCCGCGCGGATCCGGCGGGCGCTGGAGCATGCGGGCGGCGCCGTCGTGTGGGTGGAGGACGCGAGGTCGAAGGCGGAAGGGCGGCCGGTGGCGTTCGCGCGGGCGACGGGGGACGGGGTGTTCAACGCGGTGGTGTGGGACGTGGTGGTGGCGCCGTCGTTCCAGGGGATGGGGCTGGGCCGGGCGGTCATGGAGCGTCTCGTGGCGGAGCTCCGGGGCATGGGCGTGTCCAACATCGCCCTCTACGCCGAGCCCCGTGTGGTGGGCTTCTATCGCCCCCTTGGCTTTGCGGCAGACCCGGACGGGATCCGAGGGATGGTCTACTCCCGGAAGAACcagcaaaagaagagaagatag
- the LOC108511127 gene encoding protein SOB FIVE-LIKE 3 isoform X1, producing MIQRCSKVSGGLLFSLTVMESSPLIMEAEECSSCESGWTMYLSSPMHDGGDSDAELQPNDEEEDDANDRCRNESDDGSEGEDNDSMASDASTGPIQRKHGDTKCDQSSLICRLEHDDDDDGIEEDERNQYHLSYSCKKFCEANKMKSGRRVGVSHKEDGAASFFHTGSKVKKASGFNQKKKKASGK from the exons ATGATTCAAAGATGCAGTAAAGTTTCAGGTG GTCTGTTGTTCTCTCTCACAGTTATGGAGTCTTCCCCACTCATTATGGAGGCAGAAGAATGCAGCAGCTGTGAGTCTGGTTGGACCATGTACCTCTCATCCCCCATGCATGATGGTGGAGATAGTGATGCCGAGCTCCAACCTaatgatgaagaagaggatgatgcCAATGATCGCTGCAGGAACGAAAGCGATGATGGGAGTGAAGGTGAAGATAATGATTCTATGGCTTCAGATGCTTCTACTGGACCGATTCAGCGCAAGCATGGTGATACAAAATGCGATCAAAGTAGCTTAATTTGTCGTCTCGAACATGATGACGACGACGACGGGATTGAAGAAGATGAGCGCAACCAGTATCACTTGTCGTACTCATGCAAGAAGTTTTGTGAGGCGAACAAAATGAAAAGTGGAAGAAGGGTTGGTGTTTCTCACAAGGAAGATGGTGCTGCTTCTTTTTTCCACACCGGCTCGAAGGTGAAGAAGGCATCTGgattcaaccaaaaaaaaaagaaggcatcTGGAAAATGA
- the LOC108511127 gene encoding protein SOB FIVE-LIKE 3 isoform X2 produces MIQRCSKVSGVMESSPLIMEAEECSSCESGWTMYLSSPMHDGGDSDAELQPNDEEEDDANDRCRNESDDGSEGEDNDSMASDASTGPIQRKHGDTKCDQSSLICRLEHDDDDDGIEEDERNQYHLSYSCKKFCEANKMKSGRRVGVSHKEDGAASFFHTGSKVKKASGFNQKKKKASGK; encoded by the exons ATGATTCAAAGATGCAGTAAAGTTTCAGGTG TTATGGAGTCTTCCCCACTCATTATGGAGGCAGAAGAATGCAGCAGCTGTGAGTCTGGTTGGACCATGTACCTCTCATCCCCCATGCATGATGGTGGAGATAGTGATGCCGAGCTCCAACCTaatgatgaagaagaggatgatgcCAATGATCGCTGCAGGAACGAAAGCGATGATGGGAGTGAAGGTGAAGATAATGATTCTATGGCTTCAGATGCTTCTACTGGACCGATTCAGCGCAAGCATGGTGATACAAAATGCGATCAAAGTAGCTTAATTTGTCGTCTCGAACATGATGACGACGACGACGGGATTGAAGAAGATGAGCGCAACCAGTATCACTTGTCGTACTCATGCAAGAAGTTTTGTGAGGCGAACAAAATGAAAAGTGGAAGAAGGGTTGGTGTTTCTCACAAGGAAGATGGTGCTGCTTCTTTTTTCCACACCGGCTCGAAGGTGAAGAAGGCATCTGgattcaaccaaaaaaaaaagaaggcatcTGGAAAATGA
- the LOC103702401 gene encoding trafficking protein particle complex subunit 6b-like: MGREVAESCVDGVIMEMVSAYCNRFYSSKPELAARRIEAIGFQVGHQLSERYTMERPRFSDHLEAIKFICKDFWSELFKKQIDNLKTNHRGTFVLQDNQFRWLTHISIDASPDNVEASQQDSSSPTSNNAAQFTSMHLYFPCGIIRGALTNLGIPCAVSADISNLPACSFVVRIKA, from the exons ATGGGGAGGGAGGTGGCGGAGAGCTGCGTTGATGGCGTGATCATGGAGATGGTGTCGGCGTACTGCAATCGCTTCTACTCCTCCAAGCCCGAGCTCGCCGCCCGCCGGATCGAGGCCATTGGCTTCCAGGTCGGCCACCAGCTCTCCGAGAG ATATACAATGGAGCGCCCAAGGTTCAGCGATCATCTGGAAGCTATCAAATTCATCTGCAAGGATTTCTGGTCAgagctattcaagaaacaaattgATAACTTGAAAACTAATCACAGG GGTACTTTTGTGCTGCAAGATAACCAGTTTCGGTGGCTTACTCACATATCGATTGATGCATCACCAGACAATGTGGAAGCATCTCAGCAGGACTCTTCATCGCCAACATCTAATAACGCAGCCCAATTCACAagcatgcatctctacttcccaTGTGGAATCATAAGGGGGGCACTTACCAACTTAGGAATTCCATGTGCTGTTTCTGCTGACATATCCAACCTTCCTGCAT GTTCATTCGTGGtacgtataaaagcttaa
- the LOC103702444 gene encoding pentatricopeptide repeat-containing protein At3g02330, mitochondrial, whose amino-acid sequence MAFPSLRHLLAKSSSLPPNPFSKCLALRLPFSTCLPEPHSPPTKRRTFSHIFQHCAKHQDLNPGREAHAQMITTGFVPTTFVANCLMHMYVRCSNLDYARKVFDRMPEKDTISWNAMISGYSESGAMGIAESLFDAIPERDVISWNSLISGYLQNGSSYSSIELFLQMGRSGIEPDRTTFAIILKSCAASEELELGSQIHGMVLKMGLDFDVVTGSAVVDMYAKCKSLGDSLHFFFEMPERNWVSWSAVIGGCSRNEKFIDGLELFMEMQRSGVGVSQSVYASVFRLCAGLSSVRVGSQFHGHALKNNFSTDIVVGTAILDMYTKGDCLDDALRVFKWMPTRTLQSWNAIVVGFARSNRTLEAMNLFQLMNRSGVGVDEISLSGVFSACAEVKGYFQGSQIHCLAIKTSLISDICVRNAVLDMYGKCKALTDACDIFEEMDRRDAVSWNAIITALEQNGQYEETLAHFSQMLRCGMEPDEFTYGSVLKACAGLQSLDNGMKVHDKIIKSGLGLDSFIGSALVDMYCKCGMMEEAQKLHQRIEKQTLVSWNAIISGFSLQKQSEEAQNFFSQMLDIGIKPDNFTYASVLDTCANLAMVGLGKQIHGQIVKQELQRDVFISSTLVDMYAKCGNMQESLLIFEKMHERDFVSWNAMICGYAYHGLGLEALRMFERMQLENVRPNHATFVAVLRACGHVGLVDDGMHYFQLMTNHYKLEPQLEHYSCMVDIVGRSKGIHEALNLINDMPVEADAVIWRNLLSVCKIHRNVEVAEMVANNILLLDPEDSAAYILLSNIYAEVGKWGEVSKIRRIMRQSRMKKEPGCSWIEVKNEMHAFLVGDKAHPRCVEIYQRLDELICEMKWAGYVPNLDSFLEDEEEERRDQKEQLQFGNV is encoded by the coding sequence ATGGCCTTTCCGTCCCTTCGCCACCTCCTCGCCAaatcctcctctctccctccaaaCCCCTTCTCCAAATGCCTCGCCCTCCGTCTTCCCTTCTCCACTTGTCTGCCCGAGCCGCACTCGCCCCCCACCAAGAGAAGAACCTTCTCCCACATCTTCCAGCACTGTGCCAAGCACCAAGACTTGAACCCAGGCCGAGAAGCCCATGCCCAGATGATCACTACTGGCTTCGTCCCAACCACCTTCGTTGCCAACTGTTTGATGCACATGTACGTCAGGTGCTCGAATTTAGACTATGCTCGTAAAGTATTCGACCGCATGCCTGAGAAGGACACCATCTCTTGGAATGCAATGATTTCTGGGTACAGCGAAAGCGGTGCGATGGGCATCGCAGAATCCCTCTTTGATGCGATCCCCGAGCGAGATGTTATCTCGTGGAATTCGCTGATCTCAGGTTATTTGCAGAACGGGAGTTCTTATTCATCCATCGAACTCTTCTTACAGATGGGGCGTAGCGGGATAGAACCAGATCGTACTACCTTTGCTATCATTCTTAAATCTTGTGCTGCATCAGAGGAACTTGAATTGGGTTCTCAGATTCATGGAATGGTACTGAAGATGGGTCTGGATTTTGATGTGGTGACAGGGAGTGCGGTCGTGGATATGTATGCGAAATGCAAGAGTCTGGGTGATTCGcttcattttttctttgaaatgcCTGAAAGGAATTGGGTCTCATGGAGTGCAGTTATTGGGGGTTGTTCTCGAAATGAAAAATTCATTGACGGATTGGAGTTGTTCATGGAGATGCAGCGTTCAGGAGTAGGAGTGAGTCAGTCAGTTTATGCGAGTGTTTTCAGATTATGTGCAGGTCTGTCCTCAGTTAGAGTGGGCAGTCAATTTCATGGGCATGCGTTGAAGAACAATTTTAGTACAGATATTGTAGTAGGGACTGCTATTTTGGATATGTACACAAAAGGTGATTGCTTGGATGATGCTTTGAGAGTGTTTAAGTGGATGCCTACCCGAACCCTGCAGTCATGGAATGCCATTGTTGTTGGGTTTGCTCGAAGCAATCGAACGCTCGAAGCTATGAATCTATTTCAACTCATGAACAGATCTGGGGTTGGTGTCGACGAGATCAGCTTATCTGGTGTTTTCAGTGCTTGTGCAGAGGTAAAAGGGTATTTCCAGGGTTCACAAATTCATTGCTTAGCTATTAAAACTAGTTTGATCTCGGATATTTGTGTTAGGAATGCAGTACTGGATATGTATGGAAAATGTAAAGCTTTGACGGACGCATGCGATATTTTTGAGGAGATGGACCGAAGAGATGCTGTCTCCTGGAATGCTATTATCACAGCTCTTGAGCAGAATGGACAGTATGAAGAGACGCTGGCACATTTCAGTCAGATGTTACGTTGCGGCATGGAACCTGATGAGTTCACTTATGGCAGTGTTCTTAAAGCTTGTGCAGGATTGCAATCTTTGGATAATGGAATGAAGGTCCATGACAAGATTATCAAGTCAGGACTTGGTTTGGATTCATTCATTGGAAGTGCTCTTGTTGACATGTATTGTAAATGTGGGATGATGGAAGAAGCTCAGAAACTTCACCAGAGAATAGAGAAGCAAACACTTGTATCATGGAATGCCATCATATCTGGATTTTCTCTTCAGAAACAAAGTGAAGAGGCTCAGAATTTCTTCTCTCAGATGTTAGATATTGGGATAAAACCTGACAACTTCACATATGCCTCGGTACTTGATACTTGTGCGAACCTTGCCATGGTTGGTCTAGGGAAGCAAATCCACGGTCAGATTGTCAAGCAAGAGTTGCAGAGGGATGTGTTCATATCAAGCACTCTGGTGGACATGTATGCTAAGTGTGGGAACATGCAGGAGTCTCTTTTAATATTCGAAAAGATGCATGAACGGGACTTTGTGTCATGGAATGCCATGATTTGTGGTTATGCTTATCATGGCCTTGGATTAGAGGCACTTAGAATGTTTGAGAGGATGCAACTAGAGAATGTGAGACCGAATCATGCAACATTTGTAGCAGTTCTTCGAGCTTGTGGGCATGTTGGTTTGGTTGATGATGGCATGCACTACTTCCAATTGATGACCAACCACTACAAATTGGAGCCTCAATTGGAGCACTATTCATGCATGGTGGATATAGTAGGGCGCTCAAAGGGCATCCATGAAGCTTTAAATCTCATCAATGACATGCCAGTTGAAGCTGATGCTGTTATATGGAGAAATCTTTTGAGTGTCTGCAAGATCCATCGAAATGTAGAGGTGGCAGAAATGGTGGCAAATAATATACTGCTGCTGGATCCTGAAGATTCTGCAGCTTATATTCTTCTGTCAAATATATATGCAGAAGTCGGCAAATGGGGGGAAGTTTCCAAGATAAGGAGGATAATGAGGCAGAGTAGGATGAAAAAGGAGCCTGGTTGTAGTTGGATTGAAGTGAAGAACGAGATGCACGCCTTTCTTGTGGGAGATAAGGCTCACCCAAGATGCGTGGAGATATATCAGAGGCTAGATGAGTTAATTTGTGAGATGAAATGGGCTGGATATGTGCCTAATTTAGATTCTTTCCTTGAGgatgaggaagaggagagaagagatCAGAAAGAGCAGCTCCAATTTGGTAATGTTTGA